One window from the genome of Bdellovibrio sp. NC01 encodes:
- a CDS encoding 2-oxo acid dehydrogenase subunit E2 — MATDVKLPELGEGVTEGELVKWLVKPGDSVKADQPIAEVLTDKATVEVPSPTAGTVQELKFKPGQVVKVGSTMITLEAGAGKAAPAPAAAAPKAAAPQASTPAPAAAAGGGKVQDVKLPELGEGVTEGELVKWLVKPGDSVKADQAIAEVLTDKATVEVPTPAAGIVKELKFKSGDVVKVGSTMITLEGSGAAASAPSSSPAGAQREVPASAHANFAGASAASTPAPAAKPAAATVAPNGIFPPVADSKVLATPATRRLARETGVDINSLTGTGLAGRVTREDVLSAGGGAGAGAVSAKAPTASAPGMTIPRPSYQGPAGAAEERVALIGIRKRIAENMQRSKQIIPHFTIMDEAKVDSLVALRESLKDFAEKNGTKITYLPIVMKAMIATIREFPMFNASIDDAAGEIVYKKYFNLGFAADTPTGLVVPVIKNADQKTILEISKEIIDLSKRARDGKLKPDEMKGASITITNIGSIGGTYATPVINHPEVAILGMYKIDEKPVIKDGQLKAIKVMNYTMTADHRLIDGALAARFLAAFIARIENPGKLLVEML; from the coding sequence ATGGCAACTGATGTAAAACTGCCTGAACTTGGTGAAGGTGTCACAGAAGGTGAATTGGTAAAATGGTTGGTAAAACCAGGTGACTCTGTAAAAGCAGATCAACCTATCGCTGAAGTTCTGACTGACAAAGCAACTGTAGAGGTTCCATCTCCTACTGCTGGTACTGTTCAAGAATTGAAATTCAAACCGGGCCAAGTTGTAAAAGTTGGTTCAACAATGATCACATTGGAAGCGGGCGCAGGCAAAGCAGCTCCGGCTCCAGCAGCGGCAGCTCCAAAAGCAGCAGCTCCTCAAGCTTCAACACCAGCTCCAGCAGCAGCTGCAGGTGGCGGTAAAGTTCAAGACGTTAAACTTCCTGAATTGGGTGAAGGCGTTACAGAGGGTGAACTTGTTAAGTGGTTGGTAAAACCAGGTGACTCTGTCAAAGCAGATCAAGCAATCGCTGAAGTTTTGACTGACAAAGCAACTGTTGAAGTTCCGACTCCAGCAGCTGGTATCGTCAAAGAATTGAAATTTAAATCAGGCGACGTTGTTAAAGTTGGCTCAACAATGATCACACTTGAAGGCTCGGGTGCTGCGGCATCTGCTCCGTCTTCTTCTCCGGCGGGCGCGCAACGTGAAGTTCCTGCTTCTGCACACGCAAACTTCGCAGGTGCATCTGCAGCTTCAACTCCAGCTCCAGCAGCGAAACCAGCGGCAGCAACTGTTGCTCCGAATGGTATCTTCCCTCCAGTAGCTGATTCAAAAGTTTTGGCAACTCCTGCAACTCGCAGACTTGCTCGCGAAACTGGCGTTGATATCAACTCACTAACTGGTACTGGTCTTGCGGGTCGCGTGACTCGTGAAGACGTGTTGTCGGCTGGTGGCGGTGCTGGTGCGGGTGCAGTTTCTGCTAAAGCTCCAACTGCTTCTGCTCCAGGTATGACAATCCCACGTCCTTCTTACCAAGGCCCTGCGGGCGCGGCTGAAGAGCGTGTAGCATTGATCGGTATCCGCAAACGTATCGCTGAAAACATGCAGCGTTCAAAACAAATCATCCCGCACTTCACTATCATGGATGAAGCTAAGGTCGATTCTTTGGTTGCTCTTCGTGAGTCTTTGAAAGACTTCGCTGAAAAGAACGGTACAAAAATCACTTACCTTCCTATCGTGATGAAGGCGATGATTGCAACGATCCGCGAATTCCCAATGTTCAATGCATCTATCGACGATGCTGCGGGTGAAATCGTTTACAAAAAATACTTCAACCTTGGTTTCGCAGCTGACACTCCAACAGGTCTTGTTGTTCCAGTGATCAAAAATGCAGATCAAAAAACGATCCTTGAGATTTCTAAAGAGATCATCGATCTTTCTAAACGCGCGCGTGATGGCAAATTGAAACCAGACGAAATGAAAGGTGCTTCAATCACTATCACTAACATCGGTTCAATCGGCGGCACTTACGCAACTCCAGTGATCAACCACCCTGAAGTGGCGATCCTTGGTATGTACAAAATCGACGAAAAACCGGTTATCAAAGATGGTCAGTTGAAAGCGATCAAAGTGATGAACTACACGATGACTGCGGACCACCGTTTGATCGACGGCGCGTTGGCAGCTCGTTTCTTGGCAGCATTCATCG
- the sfsA gene encoding DNA/RNA nuclease SfsA, with the protein MKFSAQLQEGVFLKRYKRFFADIEFQGQTLVAHLPNTGSLKTANNPGQNCLFSTSDNPERKLKYTLEMIQSPAGGWIGVNTATPNTVMRETLMDLVGKGSHEAESFSHWASFDEVKPEYKISAETRLDFMLKKKASDKMHFIEVKNVTLGENGVAKFPDAVTERGQKHLRELMALIDQGHSAEIVFTVQRQDCETFAPADDIDPEYGQLLREAAKKGLKISPLVVDLSPAEAALSAKKLALSF; encoded by the coding sequence ATGAAATTTTCTGCACAATTGCAAGAGGGCGTGTTTTTAAAACGTTATAAACGCTTTTTCGCTGATATTGAGTTCCAAGGGCAAACTTTGGTAGCTCATCTTCCGAACACGGGGAGCTTGAAGACTGCGAACAATCCAGGGCAAAACTGCCTGTTTTCTACGAGTGACAACCCTGAAAGAAAGTTAAAATACACACTTGAGATGATCCAATCACCGGCTGGCGGCTGGATCGGCGTGAACACGGCAACACCCAACACGGTGATGCGTGAGACTTTGATGGATCTTGTGGGTAAGGGCTCACATGAAGCCGAAAGCTTCTCGCACTGGGCTTCGTTTGATGAAGTAAAGCCCGAATACAAAATCTCGGCAGAGACCCGTTTGGATTTCATGTTGAAGAAAAAAGCTTCAGATAAAATGCATTTCATCGAAGTGAAAAACGTTACGTTGGGTGAAAACGGAGTCGCGAAATTTCCCGATGCCGTGACAGAGCGTGGGCAAAAACATTTGCGCGAACTGATGGCGTTGATCGACCAAGGCCACTCGGCGGAAATCGTTTTCACAGTACAAAGACAAGACTGCGAAACGTTCGCACCGGCTGATGATATCGATCCTGAATACGGTCAATTACTTCGTGAAGCCGCTAAAAAAGGTCTTAAAATTTCTCCGTTAGTTGTTGATCTCAGTCCTGCGGAAGCGGCTTTATCTGCGAAGAAGTTAGCTTTGAGTTTTTAA
- a CDS encoding murein L,D-transpeptidase catalytic domain family protein, whose product MKPSTFKSLLSVSLLTFALAACAPGGFESSATKLADDPDNETTSVGDNSSQSSGSTELPSTSGGSSSSSSGSSSSSSSGSTSSGSTPSSTDVMAKYSYVDPTKIVPTGQLKSALTYYDKNASKIKNKDYMSVIDFRQYSGKKRFFIINMKTGEVWAIRVAHGKGSDPDHDGYANSFSNVSGSNSSSLGYYLTAETYDGSHGYSLKLDGQSSTNSNARSRAIVVHGADYVSESNVIQGRSWGCPAVAMENRTKVINMIKGGSLIYASATEN is encoded by the coding sequence ATGAAGCCCTCAACATTTAAGAGTCTTCTCTCGGTATCCCTTCTCACTTTTGCCTTGGCGGCCTGTGCGCCGGGTGGCTTTGAATCTTCAGCAACAAAGCTTGCCGATGATCCCGATAATGAAACGACCTCGGTCGGTGATAATTCTAGCCAAAGCAGCGGCAGTACGGAATTGCCTTCGACTTCTGGGGGTTCCTCCAGTTCGTCAAGTGGATCAAGTTCATCGTCCTCATCGGGATCTACGTCTTCGGGATCGACGCCATCCAGTACTGACGTGATGGCAAAGTATTCGTATGTTGATCCAACTAAAATTGTTCCAACGGGCCAGTTGAAATCCGCACTAACTTATTACGATAAGAACGCTTCAAAAATTAAAAACAAAGACTACATGTCGGTCATCGATTTCAGACAGTACTCGGGCAAAAAACGTTTCTTCATCATCAATATGAAAACGGGTGAAGTGTGGGCGATTCGTGTGGCGCATGGTAAAGGTTCTGACCCTGATCATGATGGTTACGCGAATAGTTTCAGTAATGTCTCTGGTTCAAATTCAAGCTCTTTGGGCTATTACCTGACGGCAGAAACTTATGATGGCAGCCATGGTTATTCTTTGAAGTTAGACGGGCAGTCTTCGACGAACTCAAATGCGCGGTCACGTGCTATCGTGGTTCATGGAGCTGACTATGTGTCTGAGTCGAACGTGATTCAAGGTCGTAGTTGGGGTTGTCCTGCGGTTGCGATGGAAAATCGAACGAAGGTGATTAATATGATTAAAGGCGGCAGCTTGATTTATGCTTCTGCGACTGAAAATTAA
- a CDS encoding HEPN domain-containing protein, producing the protein MSVSTAKSMVLKAQDNLETAKNNLNDEKQHDIAGYNLAQACELYLKAMLEMRELEYPHDAEGHDLDNLMAILEEEGFAEVSSHADVIELTQYNDTSAHVRKEDRLDLKEYMGYAEDLKKLVGEQLKLF; encoded by the coding sequence GTGAGCGTTTCTACAGCTAAATCGATGGTTTTAAAGGCGCAAGACAACCTTGAAACTGCAAAGAACAATCTGAACGATGAGAAACAACACGATATCGCTGGTTACAACCTAGCTCAGGCTTGTGAATTGTACCTGAAAGCGATGTTGGAAATGCGTGAACTTGAATACCCACACGATGCTGAAGGTCACGACCTAGATAATTTAATGGCGATCTTGGAAGAAGAAGGCTTCGCAGAGGTTTCTTCACACGCAGACGTTATTGAGCTGACTCAATACAACGATACAAGCGCCCATGTTCGCAAAGAAGATCGTTTGGATTTAAAAGAGTACATGGGTTACGCGGAAGACCTTAAGAAGCTTGTTGGCGAACAATTGAAGTTGTTCTAA
- a CDS encoding thioredoxin domain-containing protein produces the protein MKALKLFGLSAIALSLVNCAPSAKQLKEAVEKDPSIVFAAIEKAPEQFIEVVNKAAQNAQKQAQEKAIAEESKKRDEEFKNPLKPEVQEGRVIFGPKDAKITIVEYSDFECPYCSKGYATIEEVMKAYPKDVRVLYKHMPLDFHPMAMPSARYFEAIAMQDHAKAEKFYHIVFENQGELRSKKEGFLKETAKKAGADMKRLEKDLKDEKITKQIEADMEEARKFNFSGTPGFLINGVSLRGAYPFSEFKSIIDRQLGNGGDKKE, from the coding sequence TTGAAAGCACTTAAGTTATTCGGTCTATCTGCTATCGCACTTTCACTAGTGAACTGTGCTCCGTCTGCGAAACAATTAAAAGAAGCTGTAGAAAAAGATCCAAGCATCGTTTTCGCTGCTATCGAAAAAGCTCCTGAGCAATTCATTGAAGTAGTAAACAAAGCTGCTCAAAACGCTCAAAAACAAGCTCAAGAAAAAGCGATCGCTGAAGAATCTAAAAAGCGTGACGAAGAATTCAAAAACCCATTGAAACCAGAAGTTCAAGAAGGTCGCGTTATCTTTGGTCCAAAAGACGCTAAGATCACGATCGTTGAATACTCTGACTTCGAGTGCCCATACTGCTCTAAAGGTTACGCAACTATCGAAGAAGTTATGAAAGCTTACCCTAAAGACGTTCGCGTTCTTTACAAGCACATGCCTCTTGATTTCCATCCAATGGCGATGCCTTCAGCTCGTTACTTCGAAGCGATTGCAATGCAAGACCATGCAAAAGCTGAAAAGTTCTACCACATCGTTTTCGAGAACCAAGGCGAACTTCGTTCTAAAAAAGAAGGTTTCTTGAAAGAGACTGCTAAAAAAGCAGGCGCGGACATGAAACGTCTTGAAAAAGACTTGAAAGACGAAAAAATCACGAAACAAATCGAAGCTGACATGGAAGAAGCTCGTAAATTCAACTTCTCTGGTACGCCAGGTTTCTTGATCAACGGTGTTTCTCTTCGTGGTGCTTACCCATTCTCTGAATTCAAATCTATCATCGACCGTCAACTTGGTAACGGTGGCGATAAAAAAGAGTAA
- a CDS encoding cytochrome has protein sequence MFLQGDLQMMFDALYTVGAIDPVLKLDWSEVTKEMMANPQILSDAFQTINGCRGDKDLLVQKLHMMDPRSVNYIAMEVAREFCEFQDRKDLH, from the coding sequence ATGTTTCTTCAAGGCGATTTGCAAATGATGTTTGATGCACTTTACACAGTAGGCGCTATCGATCCAGTTTTGAAATTAGACTGGTCAGAAGTGACGAAAGAGATGATGGCAAACCCACAAATCTTGAGTGATGCATTCCAAACAATCAATGGCTGCCGCGGAGACAAAGACCTCTTGGTTCAAAAACTTCACATGATGGATCCAAGATCCGTGAATTATATCGCGATGGAGGTTGCTCGTGAATTCTGTGAATTCCAAGATCGTAAAGACTTGCACTAA
- a CDS encoding cupredoxin domain-containing protein, with product MNSVNSKIVKTCTKISLLLCLASPAFAWEVDFSRRQVEFNKVSNEDRLPASVQEDQSASILNKVFDSVEPTQDIVIMNTEKGFVPDTVRLKKGNNYRVHIVNVNGKEKNVSFVLDAFSEHHNTVFGEQKVFNVTPKTDGIFSYQCPETAVQGKFIIYSDANSSGRKPASN from the coding sequence GTGAATTCTGTGAATTCCAAGATCGTAAAGACTTGCACTAAGATCTCTTTGCTTTTGTGTTTGGCTTCACCGGCGTTTGCCTGGGAAGTTGACTTTTCAAGACGCCAAGTGGAATTCAACAAGGTGAGCAACGAAGATCGTCTTCCAGCCAGCGTGCAAGAAGATCAATCCGCTTCAATTTTGAATAAAGTTTTCGACTCTGTTGAGCCCACTCAAGACATCGTTATCATGAATACGGAAAAAGGTTTCGTACCAGATACTGTGCGCTTGAAAAAAGGCAACAACTACCGCGTGCACATTGTGAACGTAAACGGTAAAGAGAAAAACGTCAGCTTCGTACTTGATGCTTTCTCTGAACACCACAACACGGTTTTCGGTGAGCAAAAAGTTTTCAACGTGACTCCTAAAACGGATGGAATCTTTTCTTACCAATGCCCTGAAACAGCGGTGCAAGGTAAATTCATTATCTACTCTGATGCTAACTCTTCAGGAAGAAAACCCGCTTCTAACTAA
- a CDS encoding CpaF family protein produces the protein MSDQSNVFRQTIQQNLGPVAKYLDDSTVSEILVNGPKEIFVERKGKLEKVPDTFMGEDDLRAAVNSIAQSVGRRIDDENPRLDARLPDGSRIAAVIPPCSRKGTTLSIRKFTNTKISFTDYIKLGTISEDGARFLDICMFLGKNVIVSGGTGSGKTTLLSLLCSRIPKGQRVLVIEDSSELQIDYDHLVMFETRMADAMGKGEVTIKDLVKSALRLRPDRIIVGEVRSGEALELLNAMNTGHKGCMGTVHANSPEDAIVRLEALAQGGDGKISEKALRQQVSSAIDIIVQISRYGDGSRRIGAISEVRGFLPDGSYDVVPIFELGRLVRRPDGKLEGQLQATGNVPTFMEEIVDNKLPFPKSKFQKPTAA, from the coding sequence ATGTCGGATCAATCGAATGTTTTTAGACAGACCATCCAGCAGAATCTGGGTCCTGTAGCAAAGTATCTCGACGATTCTACTGTCTCTGAAATTCTTGTGAATGGTCCCAAAGAAATTTTTGTCGAACGTAAGGGTAAACTTGAAAAGGTTCCTGACACGTTTATGGGTGAAGACGATCTGCGTGCGGCTGTGAACTCGATTGCCCAATCGGTCGGTCGTCGTATCGACGACGAAAACCCGCGCCTTGATGCGCGTTTGCCTGATGGCTCGCGTATCGCAGCGGTGATCCCTCCGTGTTCGCGTAAAGGGACGACGCTTTCTATTCGTAAATTTACAAATACTAAAATCAGTTTCACGGATTACATTAAGCTCGGCACTATTTCTGAAGACGGTGCGCGCTTTTTGGATATCTGTATGTTCCTTGGCAAAAACGTGATCGTCAGTGGTGGTACCGGTTCTGGTAAAACGACTTTGCTTTCATTGTTGTGCTCGCGCATTCCTAAAGGTCAGCGTGTGTTGGTGATCGAAGACTCTTCCGAGTTGCAAATCGATTACGACCACTTGGTGATGTTTGAAACGCGCATGGCCGATGCCATGGGTAAAGGTGAAGTCACAATCAAAGATCTTGTGAAGAGTGCTCTGCGTCTTCGTCCGGATCGCATCATCGTCGGGGAGGTTCGTTCCGGCGAAGCTCTTGAGTTGTTGAATGCGATGAACACAGGTCACAAAGGTTGTATGGGCACGGTGCATGCGAACTCGCCTGAAGATGCGATCGTTCGTTTGGAAGCGTTAGCCCAAGGTGGCGACGGCAAAATCAGCGAAAAAGCTTTGCGCCAACAAGTTTCATCGGCGATCGACATCATCGTACAAATCTCGCGTTACGGAGACGGCTCACGCCGCATCGGTGCGATCAGCGAAGTGCGTGGTTTCTTGCCAGACGGTTCGTACGACGTCGTACCAATATTCGAACTAGGTCGTTTAGTCCGCCGTCCCGATGGAAAACTAGAAGGTCAGTTGCAAGCAACAGGCAACGTCCCAACCTTCATGGAAGAAATCGTGGACAACAAACTCCCATTCCCAAAATCCAAATTCCAAAAACCAACAGCCGCCTAA
- the eno gene encoding phosphopyruvate hydratase, whose protein sequence is MSEIVSLISREILDSRGNPTVEVEVTTADGNVGRAAVPSGASTGAHEACELRDGDKNRYLGKGVYKAVDNVREKIAPELLGLQATEQVYIDKILRDIDGTENKSNLGANAILGVSLAVAKAAALDTNLPLYRYVGGSQACRLPVPLMNVLNGGAHANNGLDIQEFMIIPTVNNSYAESLRAGAEIFHTLKKILGKKGFSTAVGDEGGFAPKLGSNQEAMDLVMSAIVDAGYDPGQNVFLGLDVASTELYKDGKYTWEGSQITPNELLGIYKNWAEKYPLISIEDGFSEDDWDSWVNATAQMGQTMQLVGDDLFVTNPKRLRQGLDKKAANALLVKVNQIGTLTETFEAVNLAQRHKYKTVMSHRSGETEDVTIADLSVALNCHQIKTGSLCRGERTAKYNQLLRIEEDLGGMGTYWDKSAFR, encoded by the coding sequence ATGTCTGAAATCGTCAGTCTTATCTCCCGTGAAATCTTGGACAGCCGTGGAAATCCAACGGTTGAAGTAGAAGTAACTACTGCAGACGGTAACGTAGGTCGCGCCGCTGTACCATCAGGTGCATCAACTGGTGCGCATGAAGCTTGCGAGCTTCGTGATGGCGATAAAAATCGCTACTTGGGTAAAGGTGTTTACAAAGCTGTTGATAACGTTCGCGAAAAAATCGCTCCGGAATTGTTGGGCTTGCAAGCGACAGAGCAAGTTTACATCGACAAAATTTTGCGCGACATCGACGGCACTGAAAACAAATCGAACTTAGGCGCGAATGCGATCCTTGGTGTTTCATTGGCGGTTGCGAAGGCAGCAGCTCTTGATACAAATCTTCCGTTGTACCGTTACGTGGGTGGTTCACAAGCTTGCCGCTTGCCAGTTCCATTGATGAACGTATTGAACGGTGGTGCGCACGCGAACAATGGCTTGGACATCCAAGAGTTCATGATCATTCCAACTGTGAACAACTCTTACGCTGAATCACTTCGTGCCGGTGCCGAAATCTTCCACACGCTTAAGAAAATCTTGGGCAAAAAAGGTTTCTCGACGGCGGTTGGTGATGAAGGTGGTTTCGCTCCTAAATTGGGTTCGAATCAAGAAGCGATGGATTTGGTTATGAGTGCGATTGTTGATGCTGGTTATGATCCAGGTCAAAACGTATTCTTGGGCTTGGACGTTGCTTCGACTGAACTTTACAAAGATGGCAAATACACTTGGGAAGGTTCGCAAATCACTCCGAATGAACTTCTTGGCATCTACAAAAATTGGGCGGAGAAATATCCATTGATCTCTATCGAAGACGGCTTCTCTGAAGACGACTGGGATTCATGGGTGAATGCAACTGCACAAATGGGCCAAACAATGCAATTGGTTGGTGACGATTTGTTCGTAACAAACCCTAAACGTCTTCGCCAAGGTTTGGATAAAAAAGCTGCGAATGCTTTGCTAGTGAAAGTAAACCAAATCGGTACTTTGACAGAAACTTTCGAAGCTGTGAATTTGGCGCAAAGACACAAATACAAAACTGTGATGTCTCATCGCTCTGGCGAAACAGAAGACGTGACGATCGCAGACTTGTCTGTGGCGTTGAACTGCCACCAAATCAAAACGGGCAGCTTGTGCCGCGGTGAAAGAACTGCGAAATACAACCAACTTCTTCGCATCGAAGAAGACTTGGGTGGTATGGGCACATACTGGGACAAATCCGCTTTTAGATAA
- a CDS encoding septum formation initiator family protein produces MSYTQFALGVRRFLNHPTRVAMVCFVVFTTSIVLNGNLWRLWGLHRDFAHIESEIGQTKKSIFDLQSQLKQAKDPAFIERQARDKLDLAGEHDLVFVFPEQ; encoded by the coding sequence ATGTCTTATACTCAATTTGCACTTGGTGTTCGTCGTTTCCTAAATCATCCCACTCGCGTGGCGATGGTGTGCTTCGTTGTCTTCACAACTTCGATCGTATTGAACGGAAACTTATGGCGCCTGTGGGGTCTACACAGAGACTTCGCCCATATCGAAAGTGAAATTGGACAAACTAAAAAAAGCATCTTCGATTTGCAAAGTCAGTTGAAGCAAGCCAAAGATCCAGCTTTTATCGAACGTCAGGCTCGCGATAAATTGGATTTGGCTGGCGAACATGACCTTGTCTTTGTTTTTCCTGAACAATAG
- a CDS encoding helix-turn-helix domain-containing protein: MTENENYSLDWNKESVRALRLRLGWSKSDMARRLQCSLTDLESFEKGQSEMKSLIKSQLEMMYRQCQECSDEVKYTAACENVLEKSALEQVEFSRVKADLE; encoded by the coding sequence ATGACTGAGAACGAAAACTACTCACTTGATTGGAACAAAGAAAGCGTTCGCGCCCTTCGCCTGCGTTTGGGTTGGAGCAAGTCAGACATGGCTCGCAGACTTCAGTGTTCTTTGACAGATCTTGAGTCTTTCGAAAAGGGCCAAAGCGAGATGAAGTCACTCATCAAGTCGCAACTTGAGATGATGTATCGTCAATGCCAAGAATGTTCTGATGAAGTGAAGTACACAGCTGCTTGTGAAAACGTTTTAGAGAAAAGCGCACTTGAACAAGTTGAGTTTTCTCGCGTTAAAGCAGACCTCGAATAA